In Phacochoerus africanus isolate WHEZ1 chromosome 2, ROS_Pafr_v1, whole genome shotgun sequence, one DNA window encodes the following:
- the GPR6 gene encoding G-protein coupled receptor 6 gives MNASASSLNDSQVVAVAAEGVAAVATAARAPDVGEWGPPAAAAAALGAGGAANASLELSSQLPAGPPGLLLSAVNPWDVLLCVSGTVIAGENALVVALIASTPALRTPMFVLVGSLATADLLAGCGLILHFVFQYVVPSETVSLLTVGFLVASFAASVSSLLAITVDRYLSLYNALTYYSRRTLLGVHFLLAATWTVSLGLGLLPVLGWNCLAEHAACSVVHPLTRSHVALLSATFFAVFGIMLHLYVRICQVVWRHAHQIALQQHCLAPPHLAATRKGVGTLAVVLGTFGASWLPFAIYCLVGSHEDPAVYTYATLLPATYNSMINPIIYAFRNQEIQRALWLLFCGCFQSKVPFRSRSPSEV, from the coding sequence ATGAACGCGAGCGCATCTTCGCTCAACGACTCCCAGGTGGTGGCAGTGGCGGCCGAGGGTGTGGCGGCAGTGGCCACAGCGGCAAGAGCGCCGGACGTGGGTGAATGGGGGccccctgcagcagcagcagcagcgctgGGAGCCGGCGGCGCGGCTAACGCATCGCTGGAGTTGTCTTCGCAGCTGCCAGCCGGGCCGCCGGGGCTGCTGCTGTCGGCGGTGAATCCATGGGACGTACTGCTCTGCGTGTCTGGGACAGTGATCGCGGGCGAAAATGCGCTGGTAGTGGCGCTCATCGCGTCCACACCCGCGCTACGCACGCCCATGTTCGTGCTGGTTGGCAGCCTGGCCACTGCTGACCTGCTGGCGGGCTGTGGTCTCATCCTGCACTTCGTGTTCCAGTACGTGGTGCCCTCGGAGACTGTGAGCCTGCTCACTGTGGGCTTCCTCGTGGCTTCCTTCGCTGCCTCGGTCAGCAGCCTGCTGGCCATCACAGTGGACCGCTACTTGTCCCTCTACAACGCGCTCACCTATTACTCGCGACGGACCCTGTTGGGTGTGCATTTCCTGCTCGCCGCCACCTGGACGGTGTCCCTGGGCCTCGGGCTGCTGCCGGTGCTCGGCTGGAACTGCCTGGCAGAGCATGCAGCCTGCAGCGTGGTGCACCCACTGACTCGCAGCCACGTGGCGCTGCTTTCTGCCACCTTCTTTGCCGTCTTTGGCATCATGCTGCACCTATATGTGCGCATCTGCCAGGTGGTCTGGCGTCATGCACACCAGATCGCGCTGCAGCAGCACTGCCTGGCACCACCCCACCTTGCTGCCACCAGAAAGGGTGTGGGTACGCTGGCCGTGGTGCTGGGCACTTTCGGTGCCAGCTGGCTGCCCTTTGCCATCTACTGCCTGGTAGGTAGCCACGAGGACCCGGCTGTCTACACCTACGCCACCCTGCTGCCCGCCACCTACAACTCCATGATCAATCCCATCATCTATGCCTTCCGCAACCAGGAGATCCAACGTGCCTTGTGGCTCCTGTTTTGTGGCTGTTTTCAGTCCAAAGTGCCCTTCCGCTCCAGGTCCCCCAGTGAGGTCTGA